AGGTGTTGTACGCCGAGCTCGTATTTTCTATCTTCGCGGCCTTAAAGGTAAGAAAGCTAGAATCAAAGAAAAAAGAGGATAGTCTTTTTTCTTTCAAAATAAAAACAACCCCGTTATCGGGGTTTTTTTGTATCATTTATTTTTTTAAATTATTCAATCTTATGGAAACAAATACAGTAAGTTCGAAAAATGTAATGGAAATGCTCACCGTTGCAAATGAGTATTGCCATTTTATAGAAAAAGCACATGAATACGAAACCAAAGATATTCTTGATTATCTTCAAAAGATGTTTTCTCTTCTCTATTTGAAAGGTGCATTATTACCAACAATAGAAGTTCAAGTTCCGGAAGCCAATGAGAGGTTTGTTACAGAGCAAACTTGGGAATCTATTTTTAATGAGCTTAGAAACAAATTCAAACCAAATGATGAATTCTGGGTAATGGATCATATAGATTTCAATGATAACGAGCCCATTAAGGCTAGCCTGGCTGACAATTTAACTGACATATATCAAGATCTAAAAGACTTCGTATTACTCTATGCAAAAGGCACC
This region of Lentimicrobium sp. L6 genomic DNA includes:
- a CDS encoding DUF5063 domain-containing protein; protein product: METNTVSSKNVMEMLTVANEYCHFIEKAHEYETKDILDYLQKMFSLLYLKGALLPTIEVQVPEANERFVTEQTWESIFNELRNKFKPNDEFWVMDHIDFNDNEPIKASLADNLTDIYQDLKDFVLLYAKGTDAAKENAVHDCRLFFQTHWGYRLVQSQKYIHHLMNADIKKQQNDIY